One Chitinophaga sp. H8 DNA window includes the following coding sequences:
- a CDS encoding IPT/TIG domain-containing protein codes for MTYLKMFVMPVALFVIGATGCTSKSNVQVGLNETIVNETIAAGISGKAGNIIAIKGEGFGNNLADIKVSFGGVEAQVLSVGKNSLMVKVPPHKPGKVAVVVAVNDSVSNMMHFEYKVVGVLADRGQQTTRPAYE; via the coding sequence ATGACGTATTTAAAAATGTTTGTAATGCCCGTAGCCTTGTTTGTAATCGGTGCTACCGGTTGTACCTCAAAAAGTAATGTACAGGTTGGCTTGAATGAAACTATTGTAAATGAAACAATAGCCGCCGGCATCAGTGGAAAAGCAGGTAATATCATTGCCATTAAAGGTGAAGGATTTGGTAATAACCTGGCTGATATTAAAGTGAGTTTTGGTGGTGTGGAAGCACAGGTGTTAAGTGTTGGGAAAAATAGCCTGATGGTAAAGGTTCCCCCGCATAAACCTGGAAAAGTAGCCGTAGTGGTAGCTGTAAATGACAGCGTATCCAATATGATGCATTTTGAATATAAAGTAGTTGGCGTATTAGCCGACAGGGGCCAGCAAACAACCAGGCCTGCTTATGAATAA
- a CDS encoding rhomboid family intramembrane serine protease produces the protein MNEFRPGRFEILPLVIKNLLIINGLVFLAQNTLEATMGNKITDLFALHYWGSDLFRPHQFITHLFMHGSFGHLFMNMFTLWMFGATLENVWGPKRFLIFYMICGLGAALCHMSVLTYENINIAKDIHTFLADPTYGNFALIDRKYDLNSGVYNVDGLLNALRQYPDNEQVVQTAKIFLQEFLGKYRDTATLGASGAVYGILFGFGYLFPNTLLYIYFLFPIKAKYVVGFLIVMELVSGFQNSAGDNVAHFAHLGGVLFSYLLLKVWNKRNRSHFY, from the coding sequence ATGAACGAATTCAGGCCCGGAAGATTTGAGATACTCCCCCTGGTGATCAAGAACCTGCTTATCATCAATGGCTTGGTATTTCTGGCGCAAAACACGCTGGAAGCTACCATGGGTAATAAGATAACAGACCTCTTTGCGCTCCATTACTGGGGATCAGATCTGTTCAGGCCGCATCAGTTTATTACGCACCTGTTTATGCATGGCTCTTTTGGCCACCTGTTCATGAACATGTTTACGCTCTGGATGTTTGGTGCTACCCTCGAAAATGTGTGGGGCCCCAAAAGGTTCCTCATCTTTTATATGATCTGCGGATTAGGGGCAGCACTCTGCCATATGTCTGTACTTACATACGAGAATATCAATATCGCCAAAGACATCCATACCTTCCTGGCCGATCCAACTTATGGCAATTTTGCACTGATTGACCGCAAGTATGACCTTAACTCAGGCGTATATAATGTAGATGGGTTGCTCAATGCCCTCCGTCAATATCCGGACAATGAACAGGTAGTACAGACCGCTAAAATATTTTTACAGGAATTCCTGGGCAAGTACCGTGATACCGCCACCTTAGGCGCATCCGGAGCGGTATATGGCATATTATTTGGGTTTGGTTATTTGTTCCCCAATACGCTCCTGTACATCTATTTTCTGTTTCCCATCAAGGCAAAATATGTGGTGGGCTTCCTGATCGTTATGGAGTTAGTCTCTGGTTTTCAAAATTCAGCAGGCGATAATGTAGCGCATTTTGCGCACCTGGGCGGTGTGTTGTTCAGCTACCTGCTGCTGAAAGTATGGAACAAACGAAACAGGTCGCATTTTTATTAA
- a CDS encoding endonuclease/exonuclease/phosphatase family protein has translation MTVNFGVVLLFLVACLAPYLSPSYFWPISFITLGFPFLLLLLVLFFICWLVFDYRYALLPLIALLLGWKSISSFIAFNMPATDKQVVNNPDNLNVMSYNVSQFGLYREKDSKYTRQAMFALIKKQQLDIACFQDFYTSEKKNDFNNREDISREMQLPYRYFSSDFNRDGMQHWGSIIFSRYPIIAADKVKMSAGPKSESLIYADIVRNGDTIRIINMHLESYRFNQKDYYSIEKIKKQEDTGLVATKGIVQKMRDAYIRRSQQADIVGDFIKQSPYPVIVCGDFNDTPASYTYFTIKGQLQDAFLKKGSGIGRTFGGLAPTLRIDYIFVDPGFRVNSFRKINSDLSDHYPVMVNLSTSGSAKAQVEVSK, from the coding sequence TTGACTGTAAACTTTGGGGTAGTTCTACTTTTCCTGGTAGCCTGCCTGGCTCCCTATTTATCACCATCTTACTTCTGGCCTATCAGCTTCATCACACTGGGTTTTCCCTTTCTGCTGCTGCTGCTGGTATTGTTTTTCATCTGCTGGCTCGTTTTTGATTACCGGTATGCCCTGCTGCCGCTCATCGCCTTGCTGCTGGGCTGGAAATCCATCAGTTCCTTTATTGCCTTCAACATGCCTGCTACCGACAAGCAGGTAGTCAACAACCCGGACAACCTGAATGTGATGAGCTACAATGTAAGCCAGTTCGGGCTTTACCGGGAAAAAGACAGCAAATATACCCGGCAGGCCATGTTTGCACTGATAAAAAAACAACAACTGGATATCGCCTGCTTCCAGGACTTCTATACTTCTGAGAAAAAGAATGATTTTAATAACCGGGAAGACATCTCCCGGGAAATGCAGCTGCCCTACCGGTACTTCTCCAGCGATTTTAACCGGGATGGTATGCAACACTGGGGATCCATTATTTTCTCCCGGTATCCTATTATTGCCGCCGACAAGGTCAAAATGTCGGCTGGCCCTAAAAGTGAAAGCCTGATTTATGCAGACATTGTAAGGAATGGGGATACCATCCGTATCATTAACATGCACCTGGAATCTTACCGCTTTAATCAAAAAGACTATTATTCCATCGAAAAGATCAAAAAGCAGGAAGATACCGGCCTGGTAGCCACAAAAGGCATCGTACAAAAAATGCGGGATGCTTATATCCGGCGTAGTCAGCAGGCAGACATTGTAGGTGATTTTATTAAACAAAGCCCCTATCCTGTGATCGTTTGCGGCGATTTTAATGATACCCCTGCCTCTTATACCTACTTTACGATCAAGGGGCAGCTGCAGGATGCTTTTTTGAAGAAAGGCAGTGGCATAGGCCGTACTTTTGGCGGGCTGGCCCCTACCCTGCGGATTGACTACATTTTTGTAGATCCGGGCTTCCGGGTCAACAGTTTCCGTAAGATCAACTCTGATCTGTCGGACCATTACCCTGTAATGGTTAATCTAAGTACCAGTGGAAGTGCTAAAGCACAGGTAGAGGTAAGCAAATGA
- the rlmD gene encoding 23S rRNA (uracil(1939)-C(5))-methyltransferase RlmD codes for MRKKNVVLEKIPVSGYAAEGKALARHDGKVIFIEGGVVPGDVVDIRLSKNKKDWAEGRAIHIHTYSDKRAEPFCEHFGTCGGCKWQMLPYSLQLEYKQQQVADHLQRIGKLALPAMDPIKGSRHTIHYRNKLEFTFSNRAYLTAEEIKDNEGVVLERNALGFHVPKLFDKVLDINTCYLQEEPVNLIKNTVREYALAHGLSFYDIRAQEGWLRNMVVRICTTGEIMVNLVIHHENKKNREALLQHLLKTVPAITTLVYTINPKKNDTIFDLEPKVYYGKGYVEEKLEDFVFKIGPKSFFQTNTYQGEVLYQVTREFAGLTGTEIVYDLYCGTGSIGIFVSPQAKKIVGIELIREAIDDAKENAARNNVQNAHFFAGDVIDICDDAFFEQHGQPDVVITDPPRAGMHEKLVSKLLQIAAPKIVYVSCNPATQARDLALLDALYTVEKVQPVDMFPHTHHIENVVLLKKKLLAVSH; via the coding sequence GTGAGGAAAAAAAACGTTGTTTTAGAAAAAATACCCGTGAGTGGCTATGCAGCTGAAGGTAAAGCCCTGGCGCGGCACGACGGTAAAGTAATATTTATTGAAGGGGGTGTAGTGCCCGGTGATGTGGTAGACATTCGCCTGAGTAAAAATAAGAAAGACTGGGCTGAAGGCAGGGCTATCCATATTCACACTTATTCGGATAAGCGTGCGGAACCATTTTGTGAACATTTTGGCACCTGTGGCGGTTGTAAATGGCAGATGCTACCCTACTCCCTGCAACTGGAATACAAACAGCAACAGGTGGCCGATCACCTGCAAAGAATAGGCAAACTGGCTTTGCCTGCTATGGACCCTATAAAAGGCTCCCGGCATACGATACATTACCGGAATAAGCTGGAATTCACTTTCAGCAACAGGGCCTACCTTACTGCAGAAGAAATCAAAGACAATGAAGGAGTAGTACTGGAAAGGAATGCCCTGGGCTTTCATGTACCCAAACTATTTGATAAGGTGCTTGATATTAATACCTGCTACCTGCAGGAAGAACCGGTTAACCTGATCAAAAACACCGTACGGGAGTATGCGTTGGCACATGGGCTATCGTTTTACGATATCCGCGCACAGGAAGGCTGGCTGCGGAATATGGTGGTCAGGATCTGTACTACCGGAGAGATCATGGTAAACCTGGTCATCCATCATGAAAACAAAAAGAACCGGGAAGCGCTCCTGCAGCATCTGCTGAAAACAGTACCTGCTATTACCACCCTTGTATATACGATCAATCCTAAGAAGAATGATACTATCTTTGACCTGGAACCTAAAGTGTACTATGGCAAAGGCTATGTGGAAGAGAAACTGGAGGATTTTGTTTTTAAGATAGGCCCCAAATCCTTCTTCCAAACCAATACTTACCAGGGAGAGGTACTATACCAGGTAACCCGGGAGTTTGCCGGACTAACAGGAACGGAAATTGTATATGACCTGTACTGTGGTACCGGAAGCATTGGCATCTTTGTATCGCCTCAGGCGAAGAAAATAGTGGGTATTGAACTGATCCGGGAAGCCATTGATGATGCTAAGGAAAATGCTGCCCGCAATAATGTACAGAATGCACATTTTTTTGCAGGTGATGTAATCGATATTTGTGATGATGCATTTTTTGAACAGCATGGACAACCGGATGTGGTGATTACTGATCCTCCACGGGCAGGTATGCACGAAAAGCTGGTCAGCAAACTTTTACAGATTGCGGCACCAAAAATTGTGTATGTTAGCTGTAACCCTGCTACACAAGCCAGGGACCTGGCCTTGCTGGATGCACTTTATACAGTGGAAAAAGTACAGCCGGTAGATATGTTTCCGCATACGCATCATATTGAAAATGTGGTGTTGCTTAAAAAAAAGCTTTTAGCTGTTAGCCATTAG
- a CDS encoding porin family protein translates to MTKTLILSFAALSISFAAMSQARVGIKGGLNLSNISTDNSGGTMNKKTLPGYHIGVIADFPLLPQILSFQPGVYYSTKGTKDLEIGDKNNPTLTDPYSKITTNPSYIDIPLNFVFGIPIGTDSRLFAGVGPYFAFGVAGKNKTEFKTSPNTTITTSTSLKWDDDTPFNNGDANQGRDKYKRFDWGGNLMVGAEIHNFLISAQYGLGMAKVYSGQTNSTDEKGKNRVFSVSVGYLFGGK, encoded by the coding sequence ATGACTAAAACACTCATCCTTTCATTTGCCGCATTAAGCATTTCATTTGCTGCAATGTCGCAGGCCAGGGTAGGTATTAAAGGCGGGTTAAACCTTTCTAATATTTCTACCGATAATTCTGGCGGCACAATGAACAAGAAAACCCTGCCCGGATATCATATTGGTGTGATCGCAGACTTTCCTTTGTTACCTCAGATCCTGTCTTTCCAACCTGGTGTGTATTATAGCACCAAGGGTACGAAAGATCTGGAAATAGGAGATAAAAACAATCCAACGCTCACCGATCCATACTCTAAAATCACCACTAACCCATCATATATAGATATTCCCCTGAACTTCGTATTTGGAATACCCATTGGAACAGATTCCCGGCTTTTTGCAGGTGTAGGTCCTTATTTTGCTTTTGGGGTAGCTGGTAAGAATAAAACAGAATTTAAAACCAGCCCAAATACGACCATCACTACTTCTACCAGCCTGAAATGGGATGATGATACCCCTTTCAATAATGGGGATGCTAACCAGGGCCGTGATAAGTACAAACGTTTCGACTGGGGTGGTAACCTGATGGTAGGTGCGGAAATACACAATTTCCTGATATCAGCACAATATGGATTGGGTATGGCCAAAGTTTACTCCGGACAAACCAACAGTACCGATGAAAAAGGTAAAAACCGTGTATTCAGCGTATCTGTAGGTTACTTGTTTGGCGGAAAATAG
- a CDS encoding rhomboid family intramembrane serine protease — protein MHAVERERIPRLSLGEERNMVTQILVVNLTIYVLLLFTWVLYNMEGLKTPQFEKDIMSWIMLPAGPAKLLTRPWTLITSMFTHFYFWQIFSNMVWLWCFGSILQNLAGHQRILPVYLFGGISGAVFYVLGMQAIPSFHQLIPNAAAMGASASVMALAIAATALAPKYRLFPLLSGGIPLWVITVIFTGLHIYSHIFSLHNNTFYPLLLGGGLFGLLFIQQWKRGRDWGKGLNKLTFKATHLFHPADQQMDPDQLQTIFQPVLTATEHKKIADIPEQVINEILDKINEKGIKSLTPEERDILLKASKEVQ, from the coding sequence ATGCATGCAGTTGAAAGAGAGCGCATACCCCGTTTATCGCTGGGGGAAGAAAGAAACATGGTTACCCAGATTCTTGTGGTAAATCTGACGATTTATGTGCTGCTATTGTTTACCTGGGTGCTTTACAATATGGAGGGTCTTAAAACACCCCAGTTTGAAAAAGACATTATGAGCTGGATTATGCTGCCAGCCGGTCCCGCCAAACTGCTTACCCGTCCGTGGACATTGATTACGTCTATGTTCACTCACTTTTATTTCTGGCAGATATTCAGCAATATGGTCTGGCTGTGGTGCTTTGGCAGTATTCTTCAAAACCTGGCTGGCCATCAGCGCATATTACCGGTATATCTTTTTGGAGGTATCAGCGGTGCTGTTTTTTATGTACTGGGCATGCAGGCCATTCCATCCTTCCATCAATTAATACCTAATGCTGCTGCTATGGGAGCTTCTGCCAGTGTAATGGCACTGGCTATTGCGGCTACCGCCCTGGCTCCCAAATACCGGCTCTTTCCATTACTGAGTGGGGGGATACCGCTCTGGGTGATTACTGTGATCTTTACAGGACTGCATATTTATTCACATATATTTTCCCTGCACAATAATACCTTTTATCCCCTGCTGCTGGGTGGAGGCTTGTTTGGCCTGTTGTTTATACAGCAATGGAAACGGGGCCGCGACTGGGGCAAAGGATTAAACAAACTCACTTTTAAAGCTACCCATCTTTTTCACCCCGCCGATCAGCAAATGGATCCGGACCAGCTACAAACGATCTTCCAACCTGTACTCACGGCTACTGAACATAAGAAGATCGCAGACATCCCTGAACAGGTGATCAATGAGATCCTGGACAAGATCAATGAAAAAGGCATCAAATCACTTACGCCTGAAGAAAGAGATATCCTGCTGAAAGCCAGTAAAGAAGTACAGTAA
- a CDS encoding redoxin domain-containing protein, with translation MQKLLLLIAGICCQLHLQAQGYQITVHLKDYTAGKLFLAHYMGKGTYLADSAELNNAGVAVMKGKEPLPGGIYMIVLPGKQKYFELLMDKQQVFTVKADSSDLMGKTVYTNSPDNDLFLTYNRFLAQQDPLSRKIHAQLAIAKTAEDSAKVRPLQQEISKKIQDFRTDFIAKHPRNILTSIFQAMKEPVVPARPAGAPDDFAYRYFKSHYWDEVNLSDGRLVRTPILEAKLQKYFTQLVPMHPDSIKIECDQLIAKTRQDKEMFKFVLWWLTYNYESSQYMGMDAVFVHLVEKYYVPGEAFWLNDDQLNKIVTRAYAIAPNLIGQQAAPLELVDTLSKPVSLYKIKGKYTVLVFWDPSCGHCKEEIPRLDSAYNASWKNKGVVMLGIKTEGTQEEWLRFIREHKITGWVHASDPESRSNYRRLYDVYSTPVVYLLDEQKKIVAKRLGVLQLQEFLDRMTTTGNTAHNK, from the coding sequence ATGCAGAAACTATTATTGCTTATTGCAGGTATTTGTTGTCAGTTGCACCTGCAGGCACAGGGTTATCAGATCACCGTTCATTTGAAAGATTATACTGCCGGTAAGTTATTCCTGGCGCATTATATGGGGAAAGGCACCTACCTGGCCGATTCTGCAGAACTGAACAATGCAGGCGTGGCAGTGATGAAAGGGAAGGAACCTTTACCGGGAGGTATTTATATGATTGTACTGCCCGGAAAACAAAAATACTTTGAGCTGTTAATGGATAAACAACAGGTATTTACCGTAAAGGCAGATAGCAGTGACCTGATGGGCAAAACGGTATATACCAATTCTCCGGATAACGACCTTTTTCTCACTTACAATCGTTTCCTGGCACAACAGGACCCGCTGAGCCGTAAAATTCATGCACAGCTGGCAATAGCCAAAACAGCAGAAGATAGCGCCAAGGTGAGGCCGCTGCAGCAGGAGATCAGTAAAAAGATACAGGACTTCCGGACAGACTTTATTGCCAAACATCCCAGGAATATTTTAACCAGCATATTTCAGGCAATGAAAGAACCGGTAGTGCCTGCCCGGCCGGCGGGGGCACCGGACGATTTTGCTTATCGTTACTTCAAATCCCACTATTGGGATGAGGTAAATCTTTCGGATGGCAGACTGGTACGTACGCCTATTCTGGAAGCCAAACTGCAGAAGTATTTCACCCAGCTGGTACCCATGCATCCGGATTCCATTAAAATAGAATGTGACCAGCTGATTGCTAAAACCCGCCAGGATAAGGAAATGTTCAAGTTTGTGCTCTGGTGGCTTACCTATAACTATGAAAGTTCCCAGTATATGGGGATGGATGCCGTCTTTGTTCACCTGGTAGAAAAATACTACGTTCCGGGTGAGGCTTTCTGGCTGAATGACGACCAGTTAAATAAAATCGTTACCAGGGCTTATGCCATTGCTCCCAATCTGATAGGGCAGCAGGCCGCTCCGCTGGAACTGGTAGATACTTTGTCCAAACCTGTTTCGCTGTATAAAATAAAAGGGAAATATACCGTATTGGTATTCTGGGATCCCAGTTGCGGGCATTGTAAGGAAGAAATTCCACGGTTAGACTCTGCCTATAATGCCAGTTGGAAAAATAAAGGGGTGGTGATGCTGGGTATTAAAACAGAAGGTACACAGGAAGAGTGGTTAAGATTTATCAGAGAACATAAAATAACCGGATGGGTGCACGCTTCAGACCCGGAGTCGCGTAGTAATTACCGTCGCCTGTATGATGTCTACAGCACGCCGGTAGTATATCTGCTGGATGAACAAAAGAAGATTGTTGCGAAGCGTTTGGGGGTGTTGCAATTGCAGGAATTTTTGGATAGAATGACCACAACGGGAAACACTGCACATAATAAATAA
- a CDS encoding M28 family peptidase, whose product MHKVWGIIAGVAFLFSACQEKGKSTEQSEDATKDQQVSQVSVPVFQADSAFAYTEKQVAFGPRIANTPAQQQCSNWLIQTLRGFADTVFVQRVTVQGPHKQALPCINIIASFNPAAKQRILLLAHWDTRPHADQDAFDKKGKLDGADDGASGVGVLLEAARQFHLQKPGTGIDILLTDVEDYGITEEENSFCLGTQYWAKNPHIKGYKANYGILLDMVGGRGSQFYMESISKQYAYGPMKMFWDAGNKLGFSDYFRYENNGAGITDDHVYINTIANIPTFDVIALQANGNFVPHWHTQNDNMSVIDKKTLHAVGQTLLQVIYAQPFSY is encoded by the coding sequence ATGCATAAAGTTTGGGGAATTATTGCGGGTGTTGCTTTTCTGTTCAGTGCCTGCCAGGAAAAAGGAAAATCAACGGAACAATCAGAAGATGCTACAAAAGATCAACAGGTGAGTCAGGTAAGTGTGCCTGTTTTTCAGGCTGATTCTGCATTTGCCTATACAGAAAAGCAGGTGGCTTTTGGCCCCCGTATTGCCAATACACCAGCCCAGCAGCAATGCAGTAACTGGCTGATCCAAACACTCCGGGGTTTTGCAGATACTGTATTTGTACAGCGGGTTACAGTTCAGGGACCGCATAAACAGGCTTTACCCTGCATCAATATCATCGCCAGCTTTAACCCTGCTGCCAAACAACGCATTTTACTGCTGGCACATTGGGACACCCGCCCTCATGCTGACCAGGATGCTTTTGATAAAAAAGGAAAGCTGGATGGTGCTGATGACGGCGCCAGCGGCGTGGGGGTATTGCTGGAAGCTGCCCGGCAATTTCATTTGCAAAAACCCGGTACAGGTATAGATATTTTGCTCACTGATGTAGAAGACTATGGAATCACTGAAGAAGAAAACAGCTTCTGCCTGGGCACACAATACTGGGCTAAAAACCCACACATAAAAGGTTACAAAGCCAATTACGGTATTCTGCTGGATATGGTGGGTGGCCGGGGCTCCCAGTTTTATATGGAAAGCATCTCCAAACAATATGCTTATGGTCCTATGAAAATGTTTTGGGATGCAGGCAACAAACTGGGCTTTTCTGATTATTTCCGGTATGAAAATAATGGGGCGGGTATTACAGATGATCATGTATACATCAATACAATCGCCAATATCCCTACGTTTGATGTGATTGCATTACAGGCCAATGGTAATTTTGTTCCTCACTGGCATACACAAAACGATAACATGAGCGTCATTGATAAAAAAACCCTGCATGCAGTAGGACAAACCCTGTTGCAGGTCATTTACGCGCAGCCATTCAGCTATTAA
- a CDS encoding endonuclease/exonuclease/phosphatase family protein encodes MTVLKVIIRRLLLWSNIILVIALLLSTWLPKLSPQSLWLSGFAGLFFPIFCSLCLIYIPIWLFYKKPYYWFSIAGILLCINAIRHSFGTNFRSPAASKKAASHFTLMSFNTSSMGLKSYSADQTLSKEIDSVLKVASPDILCLQEFYTNDNPKLVDNLNHIRQNLNYPHFYFTCDKTQWNTWHFGIALFSRYPVVDAHKIPCGYSPAGSGSSFLQADVLIGKDTVRIITAQLQSYMFNGNDYNHLGNLKNKASFSLSGLGQVIKKMRRTFSSRATQAEALSRLASESPYATVICGDFNDTPVSYTYNTLSRNLKDTFLETSWGLGRTLSFLSPTLRIDYILTQDNFNINGFQIYKQPFFEHFPIMANLSLK; translated from the coding sequence ATGACAGTATTAAAAGTAATCATCCGACGTTTGTTATTGTGGAGCAATATCATCCTGGTCATTGCCCTTTTATTATCCACCTGGCTTCCAAAACTCTCTCCCCAAAGTCTTTGGCTCAGCGGTTTTGCAGGCCTGTTTTTTCCCATCTTCTGCAGTCTTTGCCTGATTTACATTCCTATATGGCTCTTTTATAAAAAGCCTTATTACTGGTTTTCTATAGCAGGTATATTATTATGCATCAACGCCATCAGGCATTCCTTTGGCACTAACTTCCGTTCACCTGCTGCCAGTAAAAAAGCGGCTTCCCATTTTACCCTCATGAGCTTTAATACCAGCAGTATGGGGTTAAAGTCTTACAGCGCAGATCAAACCCTTAGTAAGGAAATAGACAGCGTACTCAAAGTAGCCAGTCCGGATATCCTGTGTCTGCAGGAGTTTTATACGAATGACAATCCCAAACTGGTAGATAACCTGAACCACATCCGCCAAAATCTCAACTACCCCCACTTCTATTTCACCTGTGATAAAACACAATGGAATACCTGGCATTTTGGTATTGCCCTGTTTTCCAGGTACCCGGTAGTGGATGCCCATAAGATCCCCTGCGGCTACAGCCCGGCAGGAAGCGGCAGCAGTTTTCTGCAGGCAGACGTGTTGATCGGGAAAGATACCGTACGCATTATTACGGCGCAGCTACAATCTTATATGTTTAATGGAAATGATTATAATCATCTGGGTAATTTAAAAAACAAGGCCAGCTTCAGCCTTTCGGGGTTGGGTCAGGTAATAAAGAAAATGCGGCGCACCTTCAGCAGCAGGGCCACCCAGGCAGAAGCACTTTCCCGCCTGGCAAGCGAAAGCCCCTATGCTACTGTTATCTGCGGCGACTTTAATGATACTCCGGTTTCTTATACCTACAATACCCTGAGCCGTAATTTAAAAGATACCTTCCTGGAAACCAGCTGGGGACTGGGCCGAACCTTGTCATTTCTTTCTCCTACCCTGCGGATTGACTACATTTTAACACAGGATAATTTTAACATCAACGGCTTTCAGATTTATAAACAACCCTTCTTTGAGCATTTCCCGATTATGGCCAACTTGTCACTTAAATAA
- the cysS gene encoding cysteine--tRNA ligase, whose translation MSELKIYNSLHRQKEVFTPLFPGHVGMYVCGPTVSGESHLGHARPYITFDVVYRYLLHLGYKVRYVRNITDAGHFEEEGRAAEDKIAKGALLEKLEPMELVQKYTNLYHWAMLQFNCLEPSIEPTATGHIVEQIEMIKKIIDKGYAYEVNGSVYFDVKKYAENYEYGILSGRILEDMLETTRELENQGEKRNKVDFALWKKAPPEHLMRWPSPWGEGFPGWHIECSAMSSKYLGHQFDIHGGGMDLQFPHHECEIAQSEVAHGEMMARYWMHNNMITINGRKMGKAYNNTIKLTELFTGSHPLLEKPYSPMTIRFFVLQTQYRGTLDFSNEALQAAEKGLQRLWAAYEVLQKLTYTAANGQTVNEELDTQVRQWCNECDEFISDDFNTAKVMANLFELAPVINSLKGGQVKMHEISEATFQLLQQTWKTYLVDILGIQQELLAGDDNKLDGVLQLLIDMRKEAKGRKDYATSDKIRNQLLSIGIQLKDEKDGSVTYSVQ comes from the coding sequence ATGTCAGAATTAAAGATATACAACTCTCTACACCGGCAAAAAGAAGTATTTACGCCCCTGTTCCCGGGCCATGTAGGCATGTATGTGTGCGGACCTACTGTATCTGGTGAGTCACATCTGGGCCATGCCCGTCCATATATCACTTTTGATGTGGTGTATCGCTATCTGCTGCATCTCGGCTACAAAGTGCGCTATGTCCGTAATATCACCGATGCCGGCCACTTTGAAGAAGAAGGCCGTGCAGCAGAAGATAAAATTGCCAAAGGCGCCCTGCTGGAAAAGCTGGAACCCATGGAACTCGTACAAAAATATACCAACCTGTACCATTGGGCGATGTTGCAGTTCAACTGCCTGGAACCAAGTATAGAACCTACTGCTACCGGCCACATTGTAGAGCAGATAGAAATGATCAAAAAGATCATCGATAAGGGGTATGCTTACGAAGTAAACGGCAGCGTATATTTTGATGTGAAAAAGTATGCAGAGAATTATGAATACGGCATTTTAAGCGGCCGTATTCTGGAAGATATGCTGGAAACTACCCGGGAACTGGAAAATCAGGGAGAGAAGCGTAACAAAGTAGACTTTGCTCTATGGAAAAAAGCCCCGCCGGAACACCTGATGCGGTGGCCCAGCCCCTGGGGGGAAGGGTTTCCCGGATGGCATATCGAATGTTCTGCCATGAGCAGCAAATATCTGGGACACCAGTTTGATATTCACGGCGGTGGCATGGACCTTCAGTTCCCCCATCACGAATGCGAAATAGCACAAAGTGAAGTTGCCCACGGTGAAATGATGGCCCGCTACTGGATGCATAATAACATGATCACCATTAACGGCCGTAAAATGGGTAAAGCTTACAATAACACGATTAAGCTTACCGAGCTGTTTACCGGCTCACATCCTTTACTGGAAAAGCCATACAGTCCTATGACCATCCGGTTTTTTGTGCTGCAAACGCAGTACAGGGGTACATTGGATTTTTCTAATGAAGCCTTACAGGCAGCGGAAAAAGGATTGCAACGCCTCTGGGCAGCGTATGAAGTATTGCAGAAACTCACTTATACCGCTGCCAATGGACAAACTGTTAATGAAGAACTGGATACCCAGGTACGCCAATGGTGCAACGAGTGTGACGAGTTTATCAGCGATGACTTCAATACCGCCAAAGTAATGGCTAACCTATTTGAATTGGCGCCTGTAATCAATTCTTTGAAAGGTGGTCAGGTAAAAATGCATGAAATCAGTGAGGCTACGTTCCAACTGTTACAGCAAACCTGGAAAACCTACCTGGTAGATATCTTAGGCATACAGCAGGAATTACTGGCGGGCGATGACAACAAACTGGATGGGGTGCTGCAATTGTTGATAGACATGCGTAAGGAAGCCAAAGGCCGGAAAGATTATGCCACTTCCGACAAGATCCGTAATCAGCTGCTCAGCATAGGTATTCAGCTGAAGGACGAAAAGGATGGCTCTGTTACTTACAGCGTTCAATAA